From the genome of Streptomyces sp. NBC_00659, one region includes:
- a CDS encoding GNAT family N-acetyltransferase, producing the protein MSATTLRAGVRGTAPTELVTEEREFAELAEAWGRLHRRCGAATAFQSHAWLHSWWLSYGTPGRLRLMVVREGGELLAVAPLMRARRPLPTLVPLGGPISDYADVLLDDEHADHAAALLAEGLSAAARTALIDFREVRPGGAMERIYEHWRGPRRRVGDSLCLELPATSMDELVGRLPSSKAQRVRAKLRKLTALGVEQRVVGHDEVDAALGRLLELHRLQWEGRKVTSEHLHERFSEHLVRSVRPMVRSGDAVVTEFRLDGTVMAVDLTLLSRRLAGGYLYGAHPRLRERKADVAVMLLDACSRHTEGGDRWTLSLLRGDEPYKHHWRPDPVVNQRLLLARRRTALLMSAVIFEVAARRRGKELLRSWKERGGGRP; encoded by the coding sequence GGGCGCCTGCACCGCCGGTGCGGCGCGGCCACCGCGTTCCAGAGCCACGCCTGGCTGCACTCCTGGTGGCTCTCGTACGGCACACCGGGGCGCCTGCGTCTGATGGTCGTGCGCGAGGGCGGTGAACTGCTCGCGGTCGCGCCGCTGATGCGGGCCCGCCGCCCGCTGCCGACGCTCGTGCCGCTCGGCGGGCCGATCTCCGACTACGCGGACGTGCTCCTCGACGACGAGCACGCCGACCACGCGGCGGCCCTGCTCGCCGAAGGGCTGTCGGCCGCGGCCCGCACCGCGCTGATCGACTTCCGCGAGGTCCGTCCCGGCGGCGCGATGGAGCGGATCTACGAGCACTGGCGAGGACCGCGCCGCCGGGTCGGGGACTCCCTGTGTCTGGAGCTCCCGGCCACCTCGATGGACGAACTGGTCGGCCGCCTCCCCTCGTCCAAGGCCCAGCGCGTCCGGGCCAAGCTGCGCAAACTCACCGCGCTCGGGGTCGAACAGCGGGTGGTGGGCCACGACGAGGTGGACGCGGCCCTCGGCCGGCTGCTCGAACTGCACCGGTTGCAGTGGGAGGGCCGGAAGGTGACCTCCGAGCACCTCCACGAACGGTTCTCGGAGCATCTGGTCCGCTCGGTGCGCCCGATGGTGCGGTCCGGGGACGCGGTGGTCACCGAGTTCCGGCTCGACGGCACCGTGATGGCCGTGGACCTCACGCTGCTGTCCCGGCGCCTGGCGGGCGGCTATCTGTACGGCGCCCATCCGCGGTTGCGCGAACGCAAGGCGGACGTGGCGGTGATGCTGCTCGACGCCTGCTCCCGGCACACCGAGGGCGGCGACCGCTGGACGCTGAGCCTGCTGCGCGGCGACGAACCGTACAAGCACCACTGGCGCCCGGACCCGGTCGTCAACCAACGGCTGCTCCTGGCCCGTCGGCGTACGGCGTTGCTGATGTCGGCGGTGATCTTCGAGGTCGCCGCGCGCCGGCGGGGCAAGGAGCTGCTGCGGAGCTGGAAGGAACGCGGTGGCGGCAGGCCCTGA